One window of Leptotrichia sp. oral taxon 498 genomic DNA carries:
- a CDS encoding RNA-guided endonuclease TnpB family protein, whose product MKYNLAFKYRIYPNKEQELLINKTFGCVRFVYNTILYAANKFYEETGKNKIITPASLKSENQFLKEVDSLALSNAQLNVKRSFTNFFQKRAKFPRFKSKKNNVKSYTTNCVNNSIRIEENKYLVLPKLKKVKLKYHREMPKDYRIKSVTLTNSNGNYYVSILTKFEKEIKKNPSNDKVIGLDFSMSELFVSSENQRADYPRYFRILEKKLKELQKSLSRKVKFSKNWYKQKSKISKLHEYIKNCRRDFLHKLSKKLSKEYNAVVVEDLNMKGISQALNFGKSVGDNGWGMFLKMLEYKLMFLGKQFLKIDKWFPSSKTCSKCGNIKEELKLSERSYKCECCGIEIDRDYNAALNIRNIGKAMLKY is encoded by the coding sequence ATGAAATATAATTTAGCATTCAAATATAGAATTTACCCAAATAAGGAACAAGAATTATTGATAAATAAGACTTTTGGATGTGTTCGTTTTGTTTACAATACGATTTTATATGCTGCAAATAAATTTTATGAAGAAACTGGAAAAAATAAAATAATTACACCTGCCAGTTTGAAAAGTGAAAATCAATTTTTAAAAGAAGTGGACAGTCTGGCACTTTCAAATGCTCAATTGAATGTAAAACGATCGTTTACAAATTTTTTTCAGAAAAGAGCGAAGTTTCCAAGGTTCAAATCTAAAAAGAATAATGTTAAAAGTTACACGACAAATTGTGTGAATAATTCGATACGAATTGAAGAAAACAAATATTTGGTTTTGCCAAAATTGAAAAAAGTCAAATTGAAATATCATAGAGAAATGCCAAAGGATTACAGAATAAAGTCGGTAACATTGACAAACAGTAATGGAAATTACTATGTTTCTATTTTGACGAAATTTGAAAAAGAAATCAAAAAAAATCCAAGTAATGATAAAGTGATTGGACTTGATTTTTCAATGTCTGAATTATTTGTCAGTTCTGAAAACCAAAGGGCTGATTATCCAAGATATTTTAGGATATTGGAGAAAAAATTGAAAGAATTACAAAAATCATTGTCAAGAAAAGTGAAATTTTCTAAAAATTGGTATAAGCAAAAATCAAAAATATCAAAATTGCATGAGTATATCAAAAATTGTCGAAGAGATTTTCTACATAAATTATCGAAAAAATTATCTAAAGAGTATAATGCTGTGGTTGTTGAGGATTTGAATATGAAAGGGATAAGTCAGGCATTAAATTTTGGTAAAAGTGTAGGAGACAATGGATGGGGAATGTTTTTGAAAATGCTTGAGTACAAGTTGATGTTTTTAGGGAAACAATTTTTGAAGATAGATAAGTGGTTTCCATCGTCGAAAACTTGCAGTAAATGTGGAAATATTAAAGAGGAGCTGAAATTATCAGAAAGAAGTTATAAATGTGAGTGCTGTGGAATTGAAATTGACAGAGATTACAATGCGGCATTGAATATAAGAAACATTGGAAAAGCGATGTTGAAATATTAA
- the tnpA gene encoding IS200/IS605 family transposase, with product MSYNSNYHSVFDINYHMIFCIKYRREVINDEISNRLKEIFEKICPKYNIVLKEWEHDVDHIHMLINAMPNTELSKFVNTYKSASSRLIKKEFPEIRGRLWEEYFWSRSYLVVSVGGAPLEIIKKYIQNQKEV from the coding sequence ATGTCATATAATAGCAATTATCATTCAGTATTTGATATAAATTATCATATGATTTTTTGTATAAAGTATCGAAGAGAAGTAATTAATGATGAAATTTCTAATAGATTGAAAGAGATTTTTGAAAAAATATGTCCGAAGTATAACATTGTTCTTAAAGAATGGGAACATGATGTTGATCACATTCATATGTTGATTAATGCTATGCCTAATACTGAACTTTCTAAGTTTGTAAATACTTACAAAAGTGCTTCCAGCAGGTTGATAAAAAAAGAATTTCCTGAAATAAGGGGAAGATTGTGGGAAGAATATTTTTGGAGTAGAAGTTACTTAGTTGTAAGTGTTGGAGGTGCACCGTTAGAGATAATTAAAAAATATATTCAAAATCAAAAGGAGGTGTAA